The DNA segment CTCCAGAGCACGATATAGGGATCAACATAGGACCAGTTGGAGAAGGCGATCTGCTGAGTGAAGTCAAAGGGTAACAGCAATGAGTAGATGAGTGCGAACAGCGTCGCGAGTCCGATCCAGCCAAGGCGTCGATAGGGTGACCGAGCGACGAGGAGGAAGGTCTCGCGGAGATGGTCGAGTTCTTCGCTCAAACGGGTCATTTGATCGCGGCTCCATCGGTAGGCGAATCACAGCAGCCAAACGATCCAAAGCCCTGCTGATGATGGGATCGGAGCAGGTGGGCCCGGCGTAGGCGCCACGCGACGAACACGCCGAGCGCCACGAGTCCGAGGCCAATGCCTCCAATCCAGGCTGCCCCAAGGACACCAAGCGTGCCCACCAGCAAAGGGCCTCCACAGCACAGCAAAGGAGCCAGTGCGATCAGCCCGACGAATCCCCAACCAGATTTCTCTGATTGTGCGGTTGGTACAGTACGAGACACGGTACCTCCTTGTTTCGAATGACTAGGACACCTTCATACTACTACAAAAACGTAGTAACACTGCCCAATCGATGAAATCCTCAGGATCGTTTCACAAAGCCGAGGATAGGTGGACGATGGCGGAGTAGGTGGTTGCTCACCACGAAGATGAGCAACGAGATCGTTAGCCCACAGAGACTCAGGCCCGGGGAGATGAGGCTGTGGGTTGTCATTAGACAGGAGCTGACGACGACAAGGATGGCCGGTGCTATCAGCGCAAGGATGACTCCAGCGAGTTGTTGCGGTGATGAGGGCATCGGTCCTTGCAGTCGTCGGATGCGATAGCGAAGGTCGTCGGATCCATTGAACGACGCCACGGCTGGTCCGTTGGCACGTCGGGTGGCTACTTTGGCGACGGCTGACAGGATGATCTGGGGGCTGACGACTTTACGGGCCTCATTATCGGCAGCCACCTCAAGCTCTCGCGTGAGACCACGCCAAGCAGCACGAACAGGAGGCAAAAACGCATAGCCACCGACGACGCTGGTGGCGAGAAGGAGTAGTCGCGTATGGCCGAGCCGGAGGTGAGCCGCTTCATGCTCAAGGACCGCATACCGTTCGTCGACGGTGAGCAGGTCGAGTGTGCCGGTGGTGACGACGGCAACGGCTTGAAAAAACCCGATTGAGGCCGCCGCTACTTCATCGGAGGCGACGATCGTGACGGTACCGCCCAGGGCTGATCGGTAGGAGTCGGTCGTCGTTGGTGTGCAGAGGTCGCGTTGGGTATGACACATAGCGCGCGCGCCTCGAAAGAAGTGAATCCCAAGCGGCACAAGGAGCAGTAGGCCAAAAAGATAACCACTCAGATTCCAGGGTGCTGATCCAAGCCCGAGATCGCAGCCAAAGGTACTCAGTTGGTGGCCAAAGAGTAGATCGACGAGGGATCCTGTGGTGCACATAATCCACGCGGTAGGCACGATGACCCAGCCGATCAGTGCCAATAGATAGCCACCGCTGATCGCCTGTGGGGCGTTAACCAGGCGACTGAGACGCTCCAGGCCGTATGGCAAAAAGGCGAGAATCAGTATCGCCATTGACCCGAGGAGTAGGAGGGTCATGACTCGCGTTGCCTCTCAATGATGGCTGCGAGCTCCTCCAGGAGGGCCTCATCGTGGATCTCGTCGACGAAATAGGTCAGTACCCGGCGCGGATCTTCGGACGCTGCGAGCAGACGGTCGATCTTCTTGGCGGCGAGGCGGTCGAGGCCACCATTGATGGAGAACCGATTAGCCCCAGCGCTATCGGTACGCTCCACGAGTCCTTTGTCGACCAGCCTGCCCAGCACGGTCATGATGGTTGTGTAGGCGCGTTTAGGCTCGTCGAGTGCCTCGTAGACCTCGCGGCCAGTCAGCGCATGGTCGCTGGCGACGAGGATCTCGACCACGCGCCCCTCGAGGTGTCCAACTTTGGTGCCGGCAATGGAGATTCGTTTCATGATGCGTTCGCCACCATCCCTTCCTCGTCTCCGTCCACGGGGACCGTGTCACTATCGTTTTGTAGTATAGCCACCTTCGATCTGGGCGACCGATCTTCGATGAGGTACTAGGGACCGCCGAAAATGAGTTCGGTATCGATGGCATGCAAGCAGCGGAGCCCGCGCAACCACATGGCGGTGGTGCTACTGGTGGGTGCGAGCGGGTCGAGGTCGATGGCCGATGGTGCGTGGCGATACCGTATGAATTGACGATGTGATCTCGGAATCTGGGTTCGTGGTGGCGCCGTTGAGGTGGTTAGGGATGAGGTGACAGACGTTGCCAGGTAGACAATCTTGGGCATCGAGGTTCTGCGCACGATCGATGAGTTGATCGAGAGTAGCACGGGCCTGCGTTAACTCATCGATTTTGTTTTGATACTCCGCTGCTCGTTGCTGCAGGAGGGTGAGGACATGTTGGCAGGGCACGATCCCTGCTTCGCGATAGGCCATGATCTCCTTGATCTCCTTGAGTGCGAGCCCTACCGATTGGCTTGCCTTCACAAAACGCACCTGATCGATGGCGTCACTGGAGTAGTCGCGGTACCCCTCTGGGGTACGAAGGGGTGCGCCGAGGACGCCGATTGCTTCGTAGTACCGAAGGGTCTTGACTGAGACCTGGGTTGCTGTGGAGATTTCACCGATTCGCACTTTTCTCATGCTAGTTGAACCGTCCAGTCAACTGGAGGGTTTTTAGCATATGAAGAACACAAAGCGTCAGAAGCTAGACCTCTGCGCTCGTTGACGAGAAGGAGACGAAGAGATGAGTAAGAATCCAACCAAGCAGTACGATCTCGCCATCATCGGATCAGGAAGTGCCGCCTTTTCGACGGCTATTCATGCCGTAGGCCTTGGTGCTCAGGTGGTCCTGATCGAGCAAGGAACGATTGGAGGAACCTGTGTGAACGTCGGCTGTGTGCCCTCCAAGGCGCTGCTGGCTGGGGCCGAAGCGCGACACGAGGCACTCACGCAGCCATTCCCGGGCATCAGCACCAAAGCAGGACCGGTGGATATGGGCGCGCTCATCGGGGGTAAGAGCGACCTCGTTGCGGGGTTGCGCCGTGACAAGTATGAAGACCTTGCGCAAGCCTACGGTTTTCCGGTGATCCAGGGAGTCGCCACCTTTGGCGTCGATGGCGCCTTGCGTGTTCACCATCAGGGTGGAGTCGATGGTGGCGAGGAGATCCGAGCGGATCAGTATGTCATCGCGACAGGGGCGATGCCGTCGATTCCCGCGATTCCCGGTCTCGCCTCGGTCAAGTACCTCACCTCGACCACCGCGATGGAGCTCGAGGAGCTTCCAGGCAGGTTGATCGTCATCGGGGCGAATGCGGTCGGACTCGAACAGGCTCAACTCTTTAGCCACCTTGGTGCAACGGTCACCATCGTCGAAGTGCGCGATCGCATCGCCCCCTTTGAGGAGCCGGAGATCTCAGCAATGCTCGAGCGCGTGCTTGTTGAGGAGGGTGTTGAGGTACTCACGGGTGCAATGATCGGAGGTGTCTCACAGATTGGAGACCAGATCCGCATCGAGCTCACTCACCTCGGCCAGAGCCGCAGCCTTGAGGGCGATGCACTGCTCGTCGCCACGGGTCGCATGCCCAACACTGCCGCACTTGGTCTCGAGCATGTTGGCGTTGCGCTTGGTCCTCGCGGTGAGGTCGTCGTCGATGACCAGCTGCGCACGACGAACCCGAAGATTTTTGCGGCCGGTGACGTGACGGGCGCTCCCCAGTTCGTCTACGTAGCTGGACAGCATGGTACCATCGTGGCCGACAACGCGTTGAGCAATGCCGGACGGAGGGTGGACTATCGGACCCTGCCTCGAGTGACCTTCACCACTCCGCAGGTGGCCTCGGTGGGCCTGACCGATGAGGGTGCGATAGCTGCGGGCTATCGGTGCGATTGTCGGGTTCTTGAACTCAGTTCGGTGCCACGTGCGCTGGTCAACCGGGATACACGAGGATTGGTCAAGATCGTCGCCGATGGTGACACCGGCGTCGTATTGGGAATACACCTTCTCGCAAATGGAGCCGCTGACAGCATTCTCGCGGGTGTCTATGCGCTTGAAGCGAACTTCACCGTCGACCAGTTGGCATCTATCTGGGCGCCGTATCTGACGATGTCCGAGGCGATTCGCCTTGGCGCGCAGTCCTTCACGCGCGATGTCGGCATGCTCTCGTGCTGTGCCTCTTAACCCGTCGGTGTCGTCCGCCAGTCTTGGTTGCGCGGTCCACGTGATGGCAATGTCGCATCCTAACGGCGTGCCTGGAAGGTAAAGCCGACGGTGACCCTGTTCCCCGGTTCGTCATTGCCGGGTTCGCTAGGGGTGTTATGCACATAGGTTGTTCCCTCGAGCGCCGTGATGATCTCGCGGACGATGGCAAGGCCGAGCCCTGAACCTTGAACGGCACGGGCCGTTGGTGCCCGATAGAAGCGTTCAAAAAGATGCTCTTGGTCGTTCTCATCGAGGGGGTCGGCCACATTGGTGACCTCCAGCGAGGTGGGAGTGAGCACGACAGCGATCGTCGTGTCGGACGGGGAGAACTTCACCGCGTTATCGAGGAGATTCGAGATCACGCGTTCGATGGCCAGTTGCGTGACGCGTAGAGTGATCGATCCTGGTGGCAACGTCGTTGCGAATGATCGGTGCGTTCTGGCTTCGAAGCGCGCGATTAGAGCGGGTACGATCGTGCAAAGGTCGACGGTCTCCTCAGTATCGTTCGTTTGGCCCTCAATAGTGAGCGTGACGAGCTCGTCAAGGAGGCTCGTGAGCTCAGCGGTCTCGCTCTGAAGGTCGGCGAGGATACGTTCCCGATCACTCGATCCGAGAGTGTCATAACGCCGAAGCAGGTCGATGTTGGTTCGCAGCGAGGTGAGCGGAGTTCGCAGTTCATGTGAGGCATTTTGTACCAGTCTGCGCTGGGCCTCCTCAGACTGGTACAGGTCCTCCAAGGTGTCCCGGAAGGAGCGTGCGAGGACGCCCACCTCATCGGATCGCTCCACGGCGCGTGCGAGATCTGGTCGGTCGCTGGTGGTGAGGGTGTTGGCGAGGGCGAGGATTGGTCGGCTGAGCGTGGAAGCCACGAGGTAACCGATGATCGCTGCTACGGCGGCGGCACCGAGGACGAGAAGGAGAAAGCGCGTCCGAAGGACCGCCAAGGAGTGCACTACATCATCGATGTTGCGACCGATCAGCAGGGCACCACGATGCCGATATTGGATCGTGAGGATTCGATACGTGATGCCCCCTACCCGTTGGGTGCGGAGCCAACGAGGAGCGAGATCCCTTGCGATCGCTCGATCGCGGTTCGTCACCGGTAACATCCGAGCGCCAGCGAGGGGGATCACCTTCCCGCTACGGGTGATCGCCTCTGCAATGGCGAGGGCAAAGAGCCCTCCTGGTCGATGGCGGAGAGGGTGCAATCGGGCCGCGGATGCCGATCGCGCCACCGTGATCGTGGGAGCCCGCAGGGTGGTGGCGGTCGAACGGAGCGAAGTATCAACCGATGCCATCAGCTGGTGTGAGGTGGTGGTATAGGAAAGTGTCGCCACAATCAGGCCAGTGACGGATGCAAAAACTGCGAGGACAAGCGCGAGTCGGGCGCGCAGTTTCACGGTCGCATCAGGACGTAGCCAACCCCTCGTACGGTTCGAAGCAGCTTTTCTTCGCCGGGGAGCTCAAGCTTTTTGCGGAGATATCCAATGTAGACCGCCAAATTCTTCGAGTCAGGACCAAAGTCATAGCCCCAGATACGATCGTAGATGAGATGGTGTTCGAGGACCGTTCCGGCGTTGAAGGCGAGTAGCTGCAGAAGGTCAAACTCGGTTTTTGACAGGATCAATTCTCGGTCCTTCCGGTAGGCGCGACGTCCGCGCTCGTCGATGCGCAGGTCACCAAGGATGATCCACTCGCCGTTGGATCCATACGATGATCGGCGTAGCAGGGCTCGTACCCGGGCGAAGAGCTCATCGAGCGCGAAGGGCTTGGTAAGGTAGTCATCGGCTCCGGCATCGAGCCCCAGTACCCGATCGGTGACTTGGGTGCGAGCGGTCAGGAGAAGGATCGGCGTGTTGTCTCCGGCGTTGCGTAGTTGGCGACAGACACTCAATCCGTCCACGTGCGGCATCATCAGATCGAGAATGATGAGTTCTGGTCGGTGTTTTGCGATGGCTGTGAGCGCTTCGTGGCCATTGGATACGGCGATCACCTGGTAGCGCTCGAGTTCAAGAGCAAGCCGGGTGGAGTCACGGGTTGCACGGTCGTCCTCTGCGAGCACAATGGAGGTGGACGGTTCTTGGTTGGTAGCCACTGTCTTTGGATAGTAGTCCAAAGTTGGTCCCGAAGGAGAACCCGACTCGAAGAGCAGTGGCCGCAGCTGAAGTTTTTACCTCCGTTTTACCTCGCCCTTACCCTTCTCTTGCCTTTGGCAATGAGACTATGGGGTGTGCGCCGTGGACGCATGAACCAGTGGCGACGGTGCAAGCGTTGTGCGCGTCGTGAACAGGTTGAGCCCTGCGGTGTGCTGAAGCAGGCGTTTGGGTCGTTATGGCAAGAAGGAGGAGAGAGATGAAACGGGTGAAATTCCTACAAAATCAAGGATCGCGCAGGACAAAAGGGGTTATGGTTGGGGCCCTCGCCGGCGGGTCGGTGGCCCTGATAGCCCTCGGGTTCGCCTCTGCCGACACTTTTGCCACGCATACCACGCCGACCTCTGCGCAGTTGCTAGCTGCTCCCACGGCCAGCACGACTCACGACACCACTGCCCACCATAGAAGGGCCCGTGGCCTTGTCGGACGGGTCATTGCGGTAACGTCGAGCACCTTGACGGTGCAGACCCGTGGTGGCGTCACGAGGAGTCTCCAACTGAACACCTCCACCCGGTATCTCCAGGGTGCGGCCACGGTCAGCCCTGGGTTAATCAGCGTTGGCGCGTTCGTGCGTGTCAAGACTCACCAATCCTCCGCGACGGTCGTACGGATCCTTGAGGCCAGAACAGTCGGTGTGGTCATCAACATCTCTGGCGGGTCGATCACCATCACGAATGATCATGGCCTCACCCGGACATTGGTCACCTCCAGTGCCACCACCTATCGCGAGGCGGGTTCGGTCGTGACGCCAACCGCGTTGCGAGTGGGAGAGTTGATCACCGCGCGAGGCACCCCTGCGTCGAACGGAGCGGAGTTGGATGCCACTGCGATCGTGATAGCGCTCGGGCACTTTCGTGGCACGATCACCGGGATCAACGGCTCGGTCGTGACGTTAGGACTTGCTGGAGGGACAACGGCGACGGTGACGCTGAACGGGTCGACCACCTATCGCCAAGCAGGCGCCACAGTCTCGGAGTCAACACTCACTGATGGCCAACGCGTGGTGGCAGTTGGCACGATCACCGGCACCAACGCCATGACCGCCGAGAAGGTGGTGATCACGCGGAAGACGCCTTCGAGCTCCGCATCCTCGCTCTCCACACCATTGGCTATCGCTTAGGCGGTAGGTGCCGCCTGAACCTAGAGCAGGCCCTTGTAACACCGAGTTTGTGCGAGCCACGCTATATTGTGGTGGGCAACAAAGGGATGGATATGCCCTCTCTTGTGTCCGATAGGCGATCCTTCTGTGTCAGTGTGCTGGTCGCTCGCGAGGTGATCGGTGGTCGTGCAGGACTCGCTGTTCATGGTCCAGCAGAAAGCGTTTGTGCTCCAGCCCGCTGGCATAACCGGTGAGCGATCCGTTGGCTCCGATCACGCGATGGCACGGCACCACGATCGGTAAGGGATTTGCACCGATGGCGAGCCCAACCGCCCGAACCGCACGCGGACGACCGATCATGGCCGCGATGGATCCATAGTTCGTCGTTGTCCCAAATGGGATCGTGCCTAAGGCGTCCCAAACTTGGTGTTGGAAGCTCGTGCCTTGAGCCAGGAGGTCGAGGTCAAAGTCCATCGAGGTCCCCGCGAAGTAGGCACCGAGCTGCTCAACAGCCTGTGAAAGTGGTCGCGAAGGGCTTGTCGAGAGGGCGTCTAGGGAGGTTGGTTCGATGAGATGGATGGCGTGAAGGTGCTTCTCATCACCAACGAGGGTGATTGGTCCGAGCGGTGACTCGATGGTCATTCGATGGAACCTGGCAGTTGGTGAGATTGACATGACGATTTCCTCCTTGGATCTTGGCAGGCAACGGCAATGGTTGTCGTGACTGGTGCACCAGTTCGAGATCTTAGCAATCGATGGGTCGTTGCATTCCGCAGGTTCCGATCGTACCGATCAAGAATCGGCCCGACTATCCGGTGCTAGCGACCCCGGTCAGCATTGCTTTCTAGGACAGTCGGTTCTTGGTGGAACGAAAGAGTGACGCAGCAATGTGCGATGACCCATCGGCTCTGGACCGTTACAAAAATCCTCTCTTCACCCATAATGAGAGTATCGCAGTAGTGAAAATATGGCAGCAGTGCCGGAGTAGCGCATGGCTTGAGACATCTGCGGGGAACCAGTCGAAGGGAATGGCCTGACCTTGCATGCTTCGCAAGAGGCCACGAGTCTGTCCTTCTCCAGCGCTGCGTGGCACGAGGGCACGCCCCAGGAGCACTGAAGGCAGCGGTGGTTATCGTGAGCGCATCGGTATCGGGGCGATCCATATGCGAAGAATTAACCGGATGGCTGTGTAGGGTTTCACTGGTGTTCACCCAGCCCCGGCATGCTGTGGTGGTGGAAGAGAGTCACCCAGACGAGACCGTACCAGGTGACGCTCCCTCGATCGCGAGAGTTCGGTGGTTGCCACTTGAGGGAGCGTGGAATGTTCGCGATCTCGGTGGGTACCCCTCAAAATTCGGGAGCGTGCTAAGAAGCGGCGTGCTGCTACGCGGGGACTCTCCGCACCGTTTAACCGCTGACGATCTGGCGATACTTGCTCCACTGAATATTCACAGCATCGTTGACCTTCGCCGACCGGAGGAGGTTGCACACTTTGGATCTGGTCCGTTGGCTGATTTAGTGCAGGTGATCCTGCACGTACCGTTGCGACAAGCCTCGCGGCCAGTAGACCCCCTTGACACCGATAACCTGGTCGCGCTCTATCGCCACTATGTAAGCTATGACACCGAGGAGTTGGTTGAGGTCATCTCCTTCGTCGCTGATCCACGGCACCACCCCGTCTTCATTCATTGCCATGCAGGCAAGGATCGTACCGGCGTGGTCATCGCCCTCATACTCTCGTTACTCGGGGTTCCAGATGCCTGGATCGCCAGCGACTACGCGTTGACGCAGGAGGCATTCACTCACTTTCTTTATCACGTGGGAGCGGTCGTGCGCGAGGTGGAGGTGACGGCCGAGCGCCGCAGCCAAGTCGATACCATGCTGTCGCTCTTGGCCGGAATCCGGGAGTATTACGGTTCGGTCGAAGAACTGTTACGCGCGCATGGACTGACCGCCTCGGAGGTCATGAGTTTGCGTAGTGGACTACTCGAGCCGGCCTATCAACCGAAATTCTGTTGAGTTCCGGGGCTGGTGAGGTCCGCGTCGAGCGTCTCGACCTGCGAGCTGCGGGCTCCGAGACGGAGGTCGAACTTGTGGAAGATGATCGCCCACACCACCATATTGGCGGGGTAGAGGAGATAGCCAAAACGGGTCGCTGGTGCGAGCATGATGGCGATAAAAAAGACGAGTGCGACGTAGGCGGTCATTGCCGCGGGTGATCCTGGACGAAGACGTCGATACAGTAAGAGTGCCAGTTCGCCGCCGACCAGCACAAGGGCGAGAATGACGAGAGCGTGGAGCTGGCTCCCGAAGATACCGACCAATTTCTGGCCGATGAGCGGCGACTCCGCTGGTGATTTGATCTTGGTCAACCCAAGCGGGAAGAGAATCTCGTTGACGAAAAAGGCCCTTGGGTTGATGAGGCTCGCGATGGCGATGATGGGTGCCAGGATCGCGACCAGTGCGCCGCCGTAACGAAATCGCACGTGTCGATTGGTGTTGGGCGGTTGGACGAAGATCAAAGCAAAAGCGAGCGGCCATGCCGTGAGTTTGATCGCGGCTGCGACCGCGCTGGCAATGCCTGCGAGTACTGGTTGTCGGCGGTAGCTCAGAACAAGGGCGAGGAGCAAGAGAGCGACGATCGGTAGATCGTCACCGCCGGTGACAAGTGGCAGTGCACCCGTGGGGAGGATAAGAACGAACTGGAAGAGGCGAACGCGATCGTCGGCTGAGAGGCGGCTCAGCGCGAGTGCGACGACGGTAATCACCAAGGTAAAGAGTGTGAGACTCACTCTGGCATCGCGCAAGGCTTTGGGAATCGTGAGTCCATTGGGAACACCAAAGATAATCATCCCAGGCAAATACGGTACAAAAGCGGTAGCGTCGGTCTTTTTGGAGAGGTTTTGTGCGCCGGTGCCAACCGTGTTTGGCGCGTTTAGGTAACAGTTCTGGTTGTGGACAACGCGGTCGCCGCAGCGTTCGATGACCGCCACCTCGTCCTGTGCGTGAATCCCTGGAACGTTGTTGACGCGTTGAGCGATCGAGATACTCAACGGCACCACGAGACAGAAAAGAAATAGTGAGACGACGAGGCCGCGACGAGTGAACCGACTTTCTTGGGCTCTCTTGTGGCGGGATAACAGAAGCGCGATGAGCCCGACGAGGGCATAGGGAATGACGGCTAACGCCGCCCACTGTCGATAATCAGCATGCGTAGAGATGAGGAGTTGACCGATGGCAAAAATAGCAGAGGCCAGATAGAGCAACGAGTCCTGTTCGAGGGGGGTGAGTTGGGCGAAGATGCGCCAGAGTTTTTTGCCCGTTTGAGGCGAGGATAGCACGCCGGTATTCTAGTGCGCCAGGGGACGCTATAGGTGCAAAGGCGATAACGTCGCTGTGTCAGGAGATCGATGATGGCGCAAGCTAATGGCGCAGGTTGATAACGCAGGTTGATAACGCAGGTTGATAACTTGGTGTCGCTGCTGTCGTTCTTCTGGGGGGGGGTTGACTCTGTCGCACAACGAAGGGGGAAGGTCCTGCCTCCGGCGCCCTCGCCGTGCCGTGGATGGAGCTCGATGATCGGCGCGTCAGGCCATCCACGCTCTCTGGAGCCGGCACGATGTGCGGTTAGCATGATCGTTCATGACACGGCTGATCCTTCCTCGTAGCCAAGAGCACCTACCGCAGTGCGTCGAGGCGTTGGCGGTGGTGCACGCGGCCGTTGGTTATCCAGTGATCTGGCCAACCGACCCCTCGGAGTGGCTGACGGGAGAGGGTTTTCTCGGAGCTTGGGTGGCCACTGACGCAACAGTGGTGCAAGGCCACATTGGACTCAAGCACTCGTTGCTCGATGACGGGCGCCAAGTCGGTGAGATCTTTCGTCTCTTTGTCGTTCCAGATGCGCAAGGGACGGGCATTGGGCGCTTGTTGTTGGCTCTGGGGGTTGCACGGTCACATGCGCATGGACTGCTCCCAATGCTACGGGTGCTGCTGCCAGAGGCCCGAGATGTGGCCTCTTGGTATGAGCGTCTTGGTTGGCGACTCCACTCCACCCGGCTTGCGACGCACGGTCCGCTTGCGAGTCGAGGCTACTCGATCGCAACCTATCTGCTCGGAGACTCTGGGTCAACGGGTGGCGGTATGTGACGGTGAACCTGACCGTTTGCTGAAACATCGTTGGTTCTACCCCTCGTTGTGTGATAAGGTAACCCTAGAGTAGGGGAGGTCCGAACAACGTGGCAGATTGGGATGGCAAGGGTTTACCGCCAGCCGCGCAGCGCCGTGTAGAGTCGGCGGCTGCCTCATCACTTCGATCCTCGCTCCTGTCGATAACGTCAAACACCGGAATCGAATCCGTTGGTTACCGCCCGGTGAGTGAGGTGATGGGCAGCGTGGTTTTGAGCACCTACGGAGCGGTCATGCCATCATGTGGGGTCTATAACCAAGG comes from the Ferrimicrobium sp. genome and includes:
- the merA gene encoding mercury(II) reductase, which encodes MSKNPTKQYDLAIIGSGSAAFSTAIHAVGLGAQVVLIEQGTIGGTCVNVGCVPSKALLAGAEARHEALTQPFPGISTKAGPVDMGALIGGKSDLVAGLRRDKYEDLAQAYGFPVIQGVATFGVDGALRVHHQGGVDGGEEIRADQYVIATGAMPSIPAIPGLASVKYLTSTTAMELEELPGRLIVIGANAVGLEQAQLFSHLGATVTIVEVRDRIAPFEEPEISAMLERVLVEEGVEVLTGAMIGGVSQIGDQIRIELTHLGQSRSLEGDALLVATGRMPNTAALGLEHVGVALGPRGEVVVDDQLRTTNPKIFAAGDVTGAPQFVYVAGQHGTIVADNALSNAGRRVDYRTLPRVTFTTPQVASVGLTDEGAIAAGYRCDCRVLELSSVPRALVNRDTRGLVKIVADGDTGVVLGIHLLANGAADSILAGVYALEANFTVDQLASIWAPYLTMSEAIRLGAQSFTRDVGMLSCCAS
- a CDS encoding DUF5666 domain-containing protein, whose translation is MKRVKFLQNQGSRRTKGVMVGALAGGSVALIALGFASADTFATHTTPTSAQLLAAPTASTTHDTTAHHRRARGLVGRVIAVTSSTLTVQTRGGVTRSLQLNTSTRYLQGAATVSPGLISVGAFVRVKTHQSSATVVRILEARTVGVVINISGGSITITNDHGLTRTLVTSSATTYREAGSVVTPTALRVGELITARGTPASNGAELDATAIVIALGHFRGTITGINGSVVTLGLAGGTTATVTLNGSTTYRQAGATVSESTLTDGQRVVAVGTITGTNAMTAEKVVITRKTPSSSASSLSTPLAIA
- a CDS encoding heavy metal-responsive transcriptional regulator, with the translated sequence MRIGEISTATQVSVKTLRYYEAIGVLGAPLRTPEGYRDYSSDAIDQVRFVKASQSVGLALKEIKEIMAYREAGIVPCQHVLTLLQQRAAEYQNKIDELTQARATLDQLIDRAQNLDAQDCLPGNVCHLIPNHLNGATTNPDSEITSSIHTVSPRTIGHRPRPARTHQ
- a CDS encoding BlaI/MecI/CopY family transcriptional regulator, whose protein sequence is MKRISIAGTKVGHLEGRVVEILVASDHALTGREVYEALDEPKRAYTTIMTVLGRLVDKGLVERTDSAGANRFSINGGLDRLAAKKIDRLLAASEDPRRVLTYFVDEIHDEALLEELAAIIERQRES
- a CDS encoding glycosyltransferase 87 family protein, whose protein sequence is MLSSPQTGKKLWRIFAQLTPLEQDSLLYLASAIFAIGQLLISTHADYRQWAALAVIPYALVGLIALLLSRHKRAQESRFTRRGLVVSLFLFCLVVPLSISIAQRVNNVPGIHAQDEVAVIERCGDRVVHNQNCYLNAPNTVGTGAQNLSKKTDATAFVPYLPGMIIFGVPNGLTIPKALRDARVSLTLFTLVITVVALALSRLSADDRVRLFQFVLILPTGALPLVTGGDDLPIVALLLLALVLSYRRQPVLAGIASAVAAAIKLTAWPLAFALIFVQPPNTNRHVRFRYGGALVAILAPIIAIASLINPRAFFVNEILFPLGLTKIKSPAESPLIGQKLVGIFGSQLHALVILALVLVGGELALLLYRRLRPGSPAAMTAYVALVFFIAIMLAPATRFGYLLYPANMVVWAIIFHKFDLRLGARSSQVETLDADLTSPGTQQNFG
- a CDS encoding methylated-DNA--[protein]-cysteine S-methyltransferase, whose protein sequence is MSISPTARFHRMTIESPLGPITLVGDEKHLHAIHLIEPTSLDALSTSPSRPLSQAVEQLGAYFAGTSMDFDLDLLAQGTSFQHQVWDALGTIPFGTTTNYGSIAAMIGRPRAVRAVGLAIGANPLPIVVPCHRVIGANGSLTGYASGLEHKRFLLDHEQRVLHDHRSPRERPAH
- a CDS encoding response regulator transcription factor; the protein is MATNQEPSTSIVLAEDDRATRDSTRLALELERYQVIAVSNGHEALTAIAKHRPELIILDLMMPHVDGLSVCRQLRNAGDNTPILLLTARTQVTDRVLGLDAGADDYLTKPFALDELFARVRALLRRSSYGSNGEWIILGDLRIDERGRRAYRKDRELILSKTEFDLLQLLAFNAGTVLEHHLIYDRIWGYDFGPDSKNLAVYIGYLRKKLELPGEEKLLRTVRGVGYVLMRP
- a CDS encoding M56 family metallopeptidase gives rise to the protein MTLLLLGSMAILILAFLPYGLERLSRLVNAPQAISGGYLLALIGWVIVPTAWIMCTTGSLVDLLFGHQLSTFGCDLGLGSAPWNLSGYLFGLLLLVPLGIHFFRGARAMCHTQRDLCTPTTTDSYRSALGGTVTIVASDEVAAASIGFFQAVAVVTTGTLDLLTVDERYAVLEHEAAHLRLGHTRLLLLATSVVGGYAFLPPVRAAWRGLTRELEVAADNEARKVVSPQIILSAVAKVATRRANGPAVASFNGSDDLRYRIRRLQGPMPSSPQQLAGVILALIAPAILVVVSSCLMTTHSLISPGLSLCGLTISLLIFVVSNHLLRHRPPILGFVKRS
- a CDS encoding sensor histidine kinase KdpD, giving the protein MKLRARLALVLAVFASVTGLIVATLSYTTTSHQLMASVDTSLRSTATTLRAPTITVARSASAARLHPLRHRPGGLFALAIAEAITRSGKVIPLAGARMLPVTNRDRAIARDLAPRWLRTQRVGGITYRILTIQYRHRGALLIGRNIDDVVHSLAVLRTRFLLLVLGAAAVAAIIGYLVASTLSRPILALANTLTTSDRPDLARAVERSDEVGVLARSFRDTLEDLYQSEEAQRRLVQNASHELRTPLTSLRTNIDLLRRYDTLGSSDRERILADLQSETAELTSLLDELVTLTIEGQTNDTEETVDLCTIVPALIARFEARTHRSFATTLPPGSITLRVTQLAIERVISNLLDNAVKFSPSDTTIAVVLTPTSLEVTNVADPLDENDQEHLFERFYRAPTARAVQGSGLGLAIVREIITALEGTTYVHNTPSEPGNDEPGNRVTVGFTFQARR
- a CDS encoding tyrosine-protein phosphatase: MFTQPRHAVVVEESHPDETVPGDAPSIARVRWLPLEGAWNVRDLGGYPSKFGSVLRSGVLLRGDSPHRLTADDLAILAPLNIHSIVDLRRPEEVAHFGSGPLADLVQVILHVPLRQASRPVDPLDTDNLVALYRHYVSYDTEELVEVISFVADPRHHPVFIHCHAGKDRTGVVIALILSLLGVPDAWIASDYALTQEAFTHFLYHVGAVVREVEVTAERRSQVDTMLSLLAGIREYYGSVEELLRAHGLTASEVMSLRSGLLEPAYQPKFC
- a CDS encoding GNAT family N-acetyltransferase — protein: MTRLILPRSQEHLPQCVEALAVVHAAVGYPVIWPTDPSEWLTGEGFLGAWVATDATVVQGHIGLKHSLLDDGRQVGEIFRLFVVPDAQGTGIGRLLLALGVARSHAHGLLPMLRVLLPEARDVASWYERLGWRLHSTRLATHGPLASRGYSIATYLLGDSGSTGGGM